From Chloroflexota bacterium, one genomic window encodes:
- a CDS encoding alpha-glucosidase encodes MMLTWWQKAVFYQIYPRSFADGNGDGIGDLPGIIERLDYLRDLGIDAIWLSPHYPSPQFDCGYDISDYKGVAPEYGTLDDFRRFLDEAHRRDIRVILDLVLNHTSHLHPWFQESRSSRDHPKRDWYIWRDGRDGGPPNNWYSIFGGSAWEYDPATDQYYYHFFLKEQPDLNWRNPEVKEAMFDVVRFWLELGVDGFRLDAVSTIFEDPEMPDHQAEITQVDLYKALLALRGEETERAAYLRRQRREMFRYQVDRPEVHDLMQELRSVVDEYPDRVLVGEADDIAFYGDGTNELHLVFNFPLMRTDRLTPEWVRANQRERLSALPPGAWPCNTLGNHDTSRIISHFGDGEHDAEWARICLALMLTLKGTPFLYYGEEIGMTDLPLEDINQFRDMLGVRAYHTLVQEMGIPPTEALAIANQIGRDKCRTPMQWANAPNAGFSPAGVQTWLPVNPNYAQGVNVEEQLEDSDSLLNFYRRMLRLRRETPALIVGEYEPLHEDAEDYLAFLRRSEADGQSCLVVLNMSDRQQVLSFDLEDSVSRVLFSSRDRDASEDELSALSVGPFEVYIGEVRGSRAGS; translated from the coding sequence ATGATGTTGACGTGGTGGCAGAAGGCTGTCTTCTATCAGATCTATCCTCGCAGCTTCGCCGACGGCAACGGCGATGGCATCGGCGATCTGCCGGGGATCATCGAGCGTCTGGACTACCTGCGGGATCTGGGGATCGACGCCATCTGGCTGTCTCCTCATTACCCGTCGCCGCAGTTCGACTGTGGCTACGATATCTCCGACTACAAGGGAGTGGCGCCTGAGTATGGGACGTTGGACGATTTCAGGCGATTCCTCGACGAGGCACATCGGCGAGACATCCGGGTGATCCTGGACCTGGTTCTGAACCACACGTCCCATTTGCATCCCTGGTTCCAGGAGTCTCGCTCCAGCCGGGATCATCCCAAGCGAGATTGGTATATCTGGCGCGATGGGAGGGACGGCGGCCCGCCGAACAACTGGTATTCCATCTTCGGCGGTTCCGCCTGGGAGTATGACCCCGCCACGGATCAGTACTACTATCACTTCTTTCTCAAGGAACAGCCCGATCTGAACTGGCGCAACCCGGAGGTGAAGGAGGCCATGTTCGATGTCGTCCGCTTCTGGCTGGAGCTGGGGGTGGACGGCTTTCGCCTGGATGCCGTTAGCACCATCTTCGAGGATCCGGAGATGCCTGATCACCAGGCTGAGATCACCCAGGTCGACCTGTATAAGGCGCTTCTGGCGCTTCGGGGCGAGGAGACGGAACGTGCGGCCTATCTGCGAAGGCAGCGGCGGGAGATGTTCCGGTACCAGGTCGATCGGCCGGAAGTCCACGACCTGATGCAGGAGTTGCGGTCCGTGGTCGATGAATATCCGGATCGCGTGCTGGTGGGGGAGGCGGACGACATCGCCTTCTATGGCGATGGGACCAATGAGCTGCATCTCGTCTTCAACTTTCCGCTGATGCGGACGGATCGGCTCACGCCGGAGTGGGTGCGCGCCAACCAGCGGGAGCGGTTGTCCGCCCTGCCGCCCGGCGCCTGGCCTTGCAACACCCTGGGCAATCATGATACCTCGCGAATCATCAGCCACTTCGGCGATGGGGAGCACGACGCCGAGTGGGCCCGCATCTGCCTGGCGCTCATGCTTACGCTCAAGGGGACCCCATTCCTGTACTACGGTGAGGAGATCGGCATGACGGATCTGCCGCTCGAGGACATCAACCAGTTTCGGGATATGCTGGGCGTTCGGGCGTATCACACGCTTGTGCAGGAGATGGGAATCCCTCCCACGGAGGCTCTGGCCATCGCCAACCAGATCGGCCGGGACAAGTGCCGCACGCCGATGCAGTGGGCCAACGCGCCCAACGCCGGGTTCAGCCCCGCGGGAGTGCAGACCTGGCTGCCCGTGAACCCGAACTACGCGCAGGGCGTGAACGTCGAGGAGCAGTTGGAGGACTCGGACTCGCTGTTGAACTTCTACCGGCGTATGTTGCGCCTGCGTCGCGAGACGCCGGCTCTCATCGTGGGTGAGTACGAGCCGCTTCATGAGGACGCCGAGGACTATCTGGCTTTCCTGCGTCGCAGCGAGGCGGACGGGCAGAGCTGCCTGGTCGTGCTGAACATGTCGGATCGTCAGCAGGTGCTGAGCTTCGACCTGGAGGACTCCGTATCCCGGGTGCTCTTCTCCAGCCGGGATCGCGACGCCTCAGAGGATGAGCTCTCGGCGCTCTCCGTTGGGCCGTTCGAGGTGTACATCGGCGAGGTGAGGGGATCCCGCGCTGGATCCTGA